The following coding sequences lie in one Rutidosis leptorrhynchoides isolate AG116_Rl617_1_P2 chromosome 4, CSIRO_AGI_Rlap_v1, whole genome shotgun sequence genomic window:
- the LOC139904387 gene encoding small heat shock protein, chloroplastic-like: protein MAQSQMTLPLFSQKIITPKSTPSMIPNTHKKSPKFTIIKAGSGNGDHLQRASINNPQQKQPIKRRLTQSPPIGLWDRFPTARTVQQMMDTMERLMEEPPAYGSVNGGMWGPQGESTSSYSRGRTPWEIKEGEQDYKLRFDMPGMTKEDVKIYVEEKMLVLKAEKIKKEGNDESNNEGEWSAKSYGKYSFRIALPENIQFEKIKAEVRDGVLYVTIPKAPVTSKILDINVE, encoded by the exons ATGGCTCAAAGTCAGATGACACTTCCACTGTTCTCTCAAAAAATCATCACTCCAAAATCAACCCCTTCTATGATCCCAAATACCCATAAAAAGAGCCCTAAGTTTACTATCATCAAAGCAGGATCAGGAAATGGGGATCATTTACAAAGAGCAAGTATTAATAATCCACAACAAAAACAACCCATCAAGAGAAGGCTCACCCAGTCACCACCAATTG GGTTATGGGACAGATTTCCAACAGCAAGAACAGTACAGCAAATGATGGACACAATGGAAAGACTAATGGAGGAGCCACCAGCATACGGTAGCGTTAACGGTGGCATGTGGGGACCACAAGGAGAGAGTACAAGTAGTTACAGCAGGGGAAGAACACCATGGGAGATCAAAGAAGGTGAACAAGACTATAAATTGAGGTTTGATATGCCTGGAATGACTAAAGAAGATGTGAAAATTTATGTGGAAGAAAAAATGTTGGTTTTAAAAGCAGAAAAAATCAAGAAAGAAGgtaatgatgaaagtaataatgaaGGAGAATGGAGTGCAAAGAGTTATGGAAAGTATAGTTTTAGGATTGCATTGCCTGAAAATATACAGTTTGAGAAGATTAAGGCTGAAGTTAGAGATGGAGTTTTGTATGTCACAATACCTAAAGCTCCCGTTACTTCAAAGATTTTAGACATCAATGTAGAATGA
- the LOC139842356 gene encoding uncharacterized protein, producing the protein MKLDLSTKNKVGFIDATCVKNNDNPVLATSVVWNELQETYDKVDGSNIFNLHIKINSLKQNGVPISDYYHNLNTLWKQYDEMVKIPACTCAASNESKEHTKILRLNQFLMGLDDDFMQIRSNILLRDPIPNVKTTFAVIYREESHRKISSNHSSNKSQNSAFLSHFKSNNSGNTGSTQSYNKFKKGPNPKLKCNKCNKIGHTIDMCFEIIGYPSGYKRTPQNNNNRSISSNNVVTTNNASSVSDMPSTSTSSPLSLTNDQMAKLLNLLNESSVQSSNACSNMEDSGANQHMTVSENSLFNVVDISDFNLKVSHPNGTEARVNKIGNLQLTYKIVLYDVLVVPGYYVSLLSVSKLAADSGFDIKKHPDDWVTSKEGFRYFLTIVNDYTRAVWSMGMIHQTTIPYTPQQNEVVERKHRHLLNVARSLMFQGEIPLTMWPECVLTATYLINRTPSKILAGKTPFELFHPKSEKAVFIGYSNSKKGFKL; encoded by the exons ATGAAACTTGATTTATCTACTAAAAATAAAGTAGGGTTTATTGATGCTACTTGTGTTAAGAATAATGATAATCCTGTGCTTGCTA CTTCTGTTGTTTGGAATGAATTGCAAGAAACTTATGATAAGGTTGATGGATCCAATATTTTTAATTTACACATTAAAATAAATTCTTTAAAACAAAATGGTGTTCCAATTTCTGATTATTATCACAATCTTAATACTCTTTGGAAACAGTATGATGAGATGGTCAAAATTCCTGCTTGTACTTGTGCTGCTTCTAATGAATCAAAAGAGCATACTAAAATTTTGAGATTAAATCAATTTCTTATGGGATTGGATGATGATTTTATGCAGATTAGAAGCAATATTCTTCTAAGAGATCCAATTCCTAATGTTAAAACTACTTTTGCAGTTATATATAGGGAAGAATCTCATAGAAAAATTTCCTCTAATCATTCATCCAATAAAAGTCAAAATTCTGCTTTTCTGTCTCATTTTAAAAGCAACAATTCAGGAAATACTGGATCAACTCAATCTTATAATAAGTTTAAGAAAGGTCCTAATCCTAAACTTAAATGTAATAAGTGTAATAAGATTGGTCATACTATTGATATGTGTTTTGAGATTATTGGTTATCCATCTGGTTATAAAAGGACACCTCAGAATAATAATAACAGATCAATTAGTAGTAATAATGTTGTAACTACTAATAATGCTTCTTCTGTTAGTGATATGCCTTCCACTTCTACTTCTAGTCCTCTTTCTTTAACCAATGATCAAATGGCTAAGCTTCTGAATTTGTTGAATGAGTCATCTGTGCAGTCATCTAATGCTTGTTCTAATATGGAAG ATTCAGGAGCGAATCAACACATGACTGTGTCTGAAAATAGTCTTTTTAATGTGGTTGATATTTCTGATTTTAATCTTAAAGTTTCTCATCCTAATGGTACAGAAGCTAGAGTAAATAAAATAGGAAATTTACAACTTACATATAAAATTGTTTTATATGATGTGTTGGTTGTTCCTGGATATTATGTATCTTTGTTATCTGTTAGTAAATTAGCTGCAGATAGTG GATTTGATATCAAGAAACACCCTGATGACTG GGTTACTAGCAAAGAAGGGTTTAGGTATTTTTTGACCATTGTGAATGATTATACTAGGGCTGTTTGG TCCATGGGTATGATTCATCAGACCACTATTCCTTATACTCCTCAACAAAATGAGGTAGTAGAGAGGAAACATAGACACCTTCTTAATGTTGCTAGATCCCTTATGTTTCAGGGGGAAATTCCTCTTACTATGTGGCCTGAATGTGTGTTAACTGCTACTTATTTGATTAACAGGACACCCTCCAAGATTCTAGCTGGCAAAACTCCTTTTGAACTG TTTCATCCTAAATCTGAAAAAGCTGTTTTTATTGGGTATTCTAATTCAAAAAAAGGTTTCAAGCTTTGA